One part of the Parambassis ranga chromosome 8, fParRan2.1, whole genome shotgun sequence genome encodes these proteins:
- the mylk5 gene encoding myosin light chain kinase, smooth muscle isoform X3 — MAGEVALFGKSTFNDKEVSFLVRECLPEDAGAYTCLAENNAGKTSCSAAVFVRDFETICDVQNHVPTSPSKCTLKNGKPPQTTEDETFTGSTCISPTGSDRKSPVSSPREVIPKKRANSSTGPVIHFEKTPQHIKVKAGQTARLTCLFTGSSPVVSCWMRNKEQIADCAELWTENGDQSSTLVIAEAKPLHTGCYTVLVKDRKSSAQRTLTLSVIEKPEPPASCPVISLVSASSLVLSWSGPCYDGGSAILGYVVEVKKHGKQEDWRELTNQCKSTSYRVCSGLRPQQEYCFRVRAYNKVGESKPGPESAVIKMEQKGPSKPQEDTPEEYTSISIDSTNKVTDHYIKQEKLGMGKFGMVYKLTHKETGQVCAGKFYKGRRSKEREAARKEIELMNYLHHPKLVQCLAAYDHNPEIVMVMEFIAGGELFERIVDDNFEHTEPASVRYMQQILEGIGYMHQQNIIHLDLKPENIVCVDTTGTSIKIIDFGLASRLDGKAPLKVMHGTPEFVAPEVINFEPVCLATDMWSIGVICYILLSGESPFQGNNEAETLALVTAAEWEFDEESFDGITEEARNFISSLLNKDTRRRMACEQALAHPWMAAFDSGEVATTKSLSKEKMKRFLARQKWKKAGKAMLALKRMALLSKGDSCVSPTSPGEDSPLSPEEEHALQSLERKMQGPPLFTQKLEDQTVAKGFSARLSCHLTGYPDPDVVWLRGEEPVVESATVQIEYDEDGRCALMLSKVGPEDTNVYTCRATNEHGETFCSAKLSVRK, encoded by the exons ATG GCAGGTGAAGTTGCCCTTTTTGGGAAATCCACCTTCAATGACAAGGAGGTGAGTTTCCTGGTGAGGGAGTGTTTACCTGAGGATGCCGGAGCCTACACCTGCTTGGCAGAGAACAATGCTGGGAAGACGTCCTGCAGCGCTGCTGTCTTTGTCAGAG ACTTTGAAACAATCTGTGATGTGCAGAATCATGTTCCAACTTCTCCATCCAAGTGCACACTGAAAAATGGAAAACCTCCACAGACGACAGAAGATGAGACATTTACAGGATCTACTTGTATTTCTCCTACGGGCTCTGATAGGAAAAGCCCAGTTTCCTCTCCAAGAG AAGTCATCCCAAAGAAGAGAGCCAACTCCAGCACAG GCCCAGTAATACACTTTGAAAAAACCCCACAGCACATCAAGGTGAAGGCCGGACAAACTGCCAGGCTGACGTGTCTTTTCACCGGCAGCTCTCCTGTAGTGTCCTGTTGGATGAGAAACAAAGAACAG ATAGCAGACTGTGCGGAGCTGTGGACAGAAAACGGTGATCAGAGCAGCACCCTAGTGATAGCAGAGGCAAAACCACTTCACACAGGTTGCTACACTGTTCTAGTGAAGGACCGCAAGAGCTCAGCACAACGCACACTTACACTGTCTGTTATAG AGAAACCTGAGCCTCCCGCCTCTTGCCCTGTGATCTCCCTCGTCTCCGCCTCCAGCCTTGTGCTCTCCTGGTCGGGCCCCTGCTACGACGGCGGCAGCGCCATCCTTGGTTATGTGGTTGAAGTAAAAAAACACGGAAAGCAGGAGGATTGGCGCGAGCTCACAAACCAGTGTAAGAGTACTTCGTACAGAGTTTGTTCCGGGCTGCGGCCTCAGCAGGAATACTGCTTCAGAGTCAGGGCCTATAATAAGGTGGGAGAAAGTAAACCTGGCCCAGAGTCAGCAGTGATTAAGATGGAGCAGAAAG gtCCAAGCAAACCACAAGAAGACACCCCAGAAGAGTACACTAGCATTAGTATTGACTCTACCAACAAGGTCACCGATCACTACATTAAGCAAGAAAAATTGGGAAT GGGAAAATTTGGCATGGTGTACAAGCTAACCCACAAAGAGACGGGACAAGTGTGCGCTGGCAAGTTCTACAAAGGACGTCGCTCCAAGGAGAGGGAGGCCGCCCGTAAAGAGATAGAACTGATGAACTACCTCCACCACCCCAAGCTGGTGCAGTGTCTGGCAGCTTATGATCACAACCCAGAGATAGTCATGGTCATGGAGTT catCGCAGGCGGGGAACTGTTTGAACGTATTGTGGATGACAACTTTGAGCACACCGAACCTGCCAGTGTGCGCTACATGCAGCAGATCCTGGAGGGGATAGGCTACATGCATCAGCAGAACATTATCCATCTGGATCTAAAACCtgaaaacattgtgtgtgtggacaccacCGGTACCTCCATAAAGATCATCGACTTCGGATTAGCCAGCAGGCTCG ATGGAAAAGCACCTCTAAAGGTGATGCACGGGACTCCAGAGTTTGTGGCCCCTGAGGTGATAAACTTTGAACCTGTATGTTTGGCGACTGACATGTGGAGCATTGGCGTCATCTGCTACATTTT GCTGAGTGGCGAGTCTCCCTTCCAGGGAAACAATGAAGCAGAGACCCTAGCATTGGTCACTGCGGCAGAGTGGGAGTTTGATGAGGAGAGCTTTGATGGGATAACAGAGGAGGCCAGAAACTTCATCAGCTCCCTGCTCAACAAGGACACCAG GAGAAGGATGGCCTGTGAACAGGCTCTTGCTCACCCCTGGATGGCAGCATTTGACTCTGGAGAAGTCGCCACCACCAAGAGTCTGTCCAAGGAGAAGATGAAAAGGTTTCTGGCCAGGCAGAAGTGGAAG AAAGCGGGTAAGGCCATGTTAGCCCTGAAAAGAATGGCTCTACTTTCTAAAGGGGACAGTTGTGTATCTCCTACAAGCCCTGGAGAAG ACTCACCTCTGAGCCCGGAGGAGGAGCACGCCCTTCAGTCATTGGAGCGTAAGATGCAGGGACCGCCTTTGTTCACCCAGAAATTAGAGGACCAGACTGTAGCAAAGGGATTCAGCGCTCGTCTCTCATGTCACCTCACAG GGTACCCAGACCCAGACGTGGTGTGGCTGCGTGGGGAGGAGCCCGTGGTCGAGTCAGCCACGGTGCAGATAGAGTACGACGAAGATGGCCGCTGTGCCCTAATGCTATCGAAAGTGGGCCCGGAGGACACCAATGTTTACACCTGCAGGGCCACCAATGAGCACGGCGAGACATTCTGCTCAGCCAAACTAAGCGTTCGGAAATAG
- the ccdc43 gene encoding coiled-coil domain-containing protein 43 codes for MAAPLSDAGEFESWLNDRLDSLEVDREVYGAYILGILQEEENDEEKEDALQGILTAFLDENTIEDVCKQIIKQWTECSSRSAAKREADDAEVQAIASMIEKQAQIVVKQKEVSEESKKRKEALLAQYANVTDEEDEAEEEEPTGGNNIAANEKSLFKNTNVEEVLNRQKQKREQARDDAHKKKEMDKMQREKDKLAKQDRKDKEKKRTQKGERKR; via the exons ATGGCTGCGCCCTTGTCAGACGCCGGCGAGTTTGAAAGCTGGCTAAATGATCGCTTGGACTCGTTGGAAGTGGACCGTGAGGTGTATGGGGCGTACATTTTAGGGATTCTTCAAGAAGAGGAGAATGACGAAGAGAAAGAAGATGCGCTTCAAGGAATTTTAACCGCTTTTCTG GACGAGAACACCATTGAAGATGTTTGCAAACAGATCATCAAGCAATGGACAGAGTGTTCCAGCCGATCAGCAGCAAAAAGAGAGGCTGATGATG CTGAGGTCCAGGCCATTGCCAGTATGATAGAAAAACAAGCTCAGATTGTGGTGAAACAGAAGGAGGTGTCTGAGGAgtcaaagaaaaggaaagaggcCCTTCTCGCCCAGTATGCTAACGTAACAGATGAAGAGGA TGAagctgaagaagaggagccaACCGGTGGAAATAACATTGCTGCAAATGAAAAAT CCCTATTCAAGAACACCAACGTGGAGGAGGTGCTGAACAGGCAAAAGCAAAAACGTGAACAGGCTCGTGACGACGCTCACAAGAAGAAGGAAATGGACAAGATGCAGCGGGAAAAGGACAAACTAGCTAAACAAGATAGAAAGGACAAGGAGAAGAAGCGTACACAAAAAGGTGAACGCAAAAGATAA
- the LOC114439707 gene encoding frizzled-2 — MTFCKTFALLLPLLISAQYQGDSGIVVPEHGFCQPISIPLCTDIAYNQTIMPNLVGHYNQEDAGLEVHQFYPLVKVQCSPELKFFLCSMYAPVCTVLEKAIPPCRSICERAKQGCEALMNKFGFQWPDRLRCENFPVLGDGQICVGQNDSSAATVPPPIIPVPGTQDVPIATSQERPFQCPAVLKVPVYMNYKFLEEKDCAAPCEPTRSGGSMFFSDKEIHFSRIWILFWSVLCCVSTLFTVTTYLVDMQRFRYPERPIIFLSGCYTMVSIAYIAGYFLGDTVVCNETFSPDTYKTIVQGTKKEGCTILFMMLYFFSMASSIWWVILSLTWFLAAGMKWGHEAIEANSQYFHLAAWAVPAVKTISILAIGQIEGDVLSGVCFVSFTNLDALRGFVLAPLFIYLFIGTSFLLAGFVSLFRIRTIMKHDGTKTEKLERLMVRIGVFSVLYTVPATIVIACFFYEQAFRPHWERSWIRQNCRGLAIPCPTPTGPHMTPDFTVYMIKYLMTLIVGITSGFWIWSGKTLHSWFKFYTRLTYGKHGETAV, encoded by the coding sequence ATGACTTTTTGCAAGACTTTTGCgctcctgctgcctctgctgatATCAGCGCAGTATCAGGGAGACAGCGGAATAGTAGTCCCGGAGCACGGATTTTGTCAGCCGATATCGATACCTCTGTGCACTGACATAGCCTATAACCAAACCATCATGCCTAATTTAGTGGGTCATTACAACCAGGAGGACGCAGGGCTCGAGGTGCACCAGTTTTACCCCCTTGTGAAGGTACAGTGTTCGCCTGAGTTGAAATTCTTCCTGTGCTCCATGTACGCGCCTGTGTGCACAGTTTTGGAGAAGGCCATTCCTCCGTGCAGGTCCATCTGCGAGAGGGCCAAGCAGGGCTGCGAGGCTCTGATGAATAAGTTCGGCTTCCAGTGGCCGGACCGACTGCGATGTGAGAACTTCCCCGTGCTGGGAGACGGACAGATCTGCGTGGGACAAAACGACTCATCCGCCGCGACTGTGCCTCCTCCCATCATACCCGTCCCCGGGACCCAGGATGTCCCCATAGCCACTTCACAGGAGAGGCCATTCCAGTGCCCGGCTGTTCTCAAGGTTCCTGTTTATATGAATTATAAATTTTTGGAGGAGAAGGATTGTGCAGCTCCCTGTGAGCCAACAAGGAGCGGTGGGAGCATGTTTTTCAGTGACAAAGAGATCCACTTCTCCCGCATATGGATTCTTTTCTGGTCTGTGCTTTGTTGTGTATCTACATTATTCACAGTCACCACTTATTTAGTCGACATGCAACGCTTCAGATATCCAGAGCGACCCATTATATTCTTATCTGGCTGCTACACTATGGTCTCCATAGCCTACATAGCTGGCTACTTCCTCGGGGACACAGTGGTGTGCAACGAGACCTTCAGCCCGGATACCTATAAGACCATTGTCCAAGGCACCAAAAAGGAAGGCTGCACCATCCTCTTCATGATGCTCTACTTCTTCAGCATGGCCAGTTCCATCTGGTGGGTCATTCTGTCTCTCACCTGGTTCCTGGCGGCAGGTATGAAGTGGGGCCATGAGGCCATTGAGGCTAACTCTCAGTACTTCCACCTGGCAGCCTGGGCAGTCCCAGCTGTGAAGACCATCAGCATCCTGGCCATCGGACAGATCGAAGGTGACGTCCTCAGCGGCGTCTGCTTTGTGAGTTTTACCAACTTAGACGCTCTTCGGGGATTTGTTTTGGCACCCCTCTTCATCTATCTCTTCATCGGTACTTCTTTCTTGCTGGCCGGCTTCGTGTCCCTGTTCAGGATCCGCACCATCATGAAACATGATGGCACCAAGACGGAAAAGCTGGAACGACTGATGGTGCGGATCGGGGTTTTCAGCGTGCTTTACACAGTCCCCGCCACTATTGTTATCGCCTGCTTCTTCTATGAGCAGGCCTTCCGCCCCCACTGGGAGCGCAGCTGGATCCGTCAGAACTGCAGGGGCCTGGCCATTCCCTGCCCCACGCCAACCGGACCCCACATGACCCCAGACTTCACCGTCTACATGATCAAGTACCTGATGACACTGATAGTGGGCATCACCTCTGGTTTCTGGATTTGGTCTGGAAAGACTCTGCATTCTTGGTTCAAGTTCTACACAAGGTTGACATACGGCAAACACGGAGAGACAGCAGTGTAA
- the mylk5 gene encoding myosin light chain kinase, smooth muscle isoform X2, translating into MNGDGSTKSCVSTFKMHIKSPRASGTIDSRTPGKSTDTGSLTPASCKHVEPPAFREPLEDCSVDEGSDITLRGVLTGSQPIKVQWLHNGEVALFGKSTFNDKEVSFLVRECLPEDAGAYTCLAENNAGKTSCSAAVFVRDFETICDVQNHVPTSPSKCTLKNGKPPQTTEDETFTGSTCISPTGSDRKSPVSSPREVIPKKRANSSTGPVIHFEKTPQHIKVKAGQTARLTCLFTGSSPVVSCWMRNKEQIADCAELWTENGDQSSTLVIAEAKPLHTGCYTVLVKDRKSSAQRTLTLSVIEKPEPPASCPVISLVSASSLVLSWSGPCYDGGSAILGYVVEVKKHGKQEDWRELTNQCKSTSYRVCSGLRPQQEYCFRVRAYNKVGESKPGPESAVIKMEQKGPSKPQEDTPEEYTSISIDSTNKVTDHYIKQEKLGMGKFGMVYKLTHKETGQVCAGKFYKGRRSKEREAARKEIELMNYLHHPKLVQCLAAYDHNPEIVMVMEFIAGGELFERIVDDNFEHTEPASVRYMQQILEGIGYMHQQNIIHLDLKPENIVCVDTTGTSIKIIDFGLASRLDGKAPLKVMHGTPEFVAPEVINFEPVCLATDMWSIGVICYILLSGESPFQGNNEAETLALVTAAEWEFDEESFDGITEEARNFISSLLNKDTRRRMACEQALAHPWMAAFDSGEVATTKSLSKEKMKRFLARQKWKKAGKAMLALKRMALLSKGDSCVSPTSPGEDSPLSPEEEHALQSLERKMQGPPLFTQKLEDQTVAKGFSARLSCHLTGYPDPDVVWLRGEEPVVESATVQIEYDEDGRCALMLSKVGPEDTNVYTCRATNEHGETFCSAKLSVRK; encoded by the exons ATGAATGGAGATGGCAGCACAAAGAGTTGTGTGTCAACATTCAAGATGCACATCAAGTCACCCCGAGCATCAGGAACTATTGACAGCAGGACCCCGGGCAAAAGTACTGATACAG GGTCTCTCACCCCTGCTTCCTGTAAACATGTGGAGCCGCCTGCCTTCAGAGAGCCCTTAGAGGACTGCTCTGTGGACgaaggaagtgacatcacactACGCGGGGTCCTCACTGGGAGTCAGCCAATCAAAGTGCAGTGGTTGCACAATG GTGAAGTTGCCCTTTTTGGGAAATCCACCTTCAATGACAAGGAGGTGAGTTTCCTGGTGAGGGAGTGTTTACCTGAGGATGCCGGAGCCTACACCTGCTTGGCAGAGAACAATGCTGGGAAGACGTCCTGCAGCGCTGCTGTCTTTGTCAGAG ACTTTGAAACAATCTGTGATGTGCAGAATCATGTTCCAACTTCTCCATCCAAGTGCACACTGAAAAATGGAAAACCTCCACAGACGACAGAAGATGAGACATTTACAGGATCTACTTGTATTTCTCCTACGGGCTCTGATAGGAAAAGCCCAGTTTCCTCTCCAAGAG AAGTCATCCCAAAGAAGAGAGCCAACTCCAGCACAG GCCCAGTAATACACTTTGAAAAAACCCCACAGCACATCAAGGTGAAGGCCGGACAAACTGCCAGGCTGACGTGTCTTTTCACCGGCAGCTCTCCTGTAGTGTCCTGTTGGATGAGAAACAAAGAACAG ATAGCAGACTGTGCGGAGCTGTGGACAGAAAACGGTGATCAGAGCAGCACCCTAGTGATAGCAGAGGCAAAACCACTTCACACAGGTTGCTACACTGTTCTAGTGAAGGACCGCAAGAGCTCAGCACAACGCACACTTACACTGTCTGTTATAG AGAAACCTGAGCCTCCCGCCTCTTGCCCTGTGATCTCCCTCGTCTCCGCCTCCAGCCTTGTGCTCTCCTGGTCGGGCCCCTGCTACGACGGCGGCAGCGCCATCCTTGGTTATGTGGTTGAAGTAAAAAAACACGGAAAGCAGGAGGATTGGCGCGAGCTCACAAACCAGTGTAAGAGTACTTCGTACAGAGTTTGTTCCGGGCTGCGGCCTCAGCAGGAATACTGCTTCAGAGTCAGGGCCTATAATAAGGTGGGAGAAAGTAAACCTGGCCCAGAGTCAGCAGTGATTAAGATGGAGCAGAAAG gtCCAAGCAAACCACAAGAAGACACCCCAGAAGAGTACACTAGCATTAGTATTGACTCTACCAACAAGGTCACCGATCACTACATTAAGCAAGAAAAATTGGGAAT GGGAAAATTTGGCATGGTGTACAAGCTAACCCACAAAGAGACGGGACAAGTGTGCGCTGGCAAGTTCTACAAAGGACGTCGCTCCAAGGAGAGGGAGGCCGCCCGTAAAGAGATAGAACTGATGAACTACCTCCACCACCCCAAGCTGGTGCAGTGTCTGGCAGCTTATGATCACAACCCAGAGATAGTCATGGTCATGGAGTT catCGCAGGCGGGGAACTGTTTGAACGTATTGTGGATGACAACTTTGAGCACACCGAACCTGCCAGTGTGCGCTACATGCAGCAGATCCTGGAGGGGATAGGCTACATGCATCAGCAGAACATTATCCATCTGGATCTAAAACCtgaaaacattgtgtgtgtggacaccacCGGTACCTCCATAAAGATCATCGACTTCGGATTAGCCAGCAGGCTCG ATGGAAAAGCACCTCTAAAGGTGATGCACGGGACTCCAGAGTTTGTGGCCCCTGAGGTGATAAACTTTGAACCTGTATGTTTGGCGACTGACATGTGGAGCATTGGCGTCATCTGCTACATTTT GCTGAGTGGCGAGTCTCCCTTCCAGGGAAACAATGAAGCAGAGACCCTAGCATTGGTCACTGCGGCAGAGTGGGAGTTTGATGAGGAGAGCTTTGATGGGATAACAGAGGAGGCCAGAAACTTCATCAGCTCCCTGCTCAACAAGGACACCAG GAGAAGGATGGCCTGTGAACAGGCTCTTGCTCACCCCTGGATGGCAGCATTTGACTCTGGAGAAGTCGCCACCACCAAGAGTCTGTCCAAGGAGAAGATGAAAAGGTTTCTGGCCAGGCAGAAGTGGAAG AAAGCGGGTAAGGCCATGTTAGCCCTGAAAAGAATGGCTCTACTTTCTAAAGGGGACAGTTGTGTATCTCCTACAAGCCCTGGAGAAG ACTCACCTCTGAGCCCGGAGGAGGAGCACGCCCTTCAGTCATTGGAGCGTAAGATGCAGGGACCGCCTTTGTTCACCCAGAAATTAGAGGACCAGACTGTAGCAAAGGGATTCAGCGCTCGTCTCTCATGTCACCTCACAG GGTACCCAGACCCAGACGTGGTGTGGCTGCGTGGGGAGGAGCCCGTGGTCGAGTCAGCCACGGTGCAGATAGAGTACGACGAAGATGGCCGCTGTGCCCTAATGCTATCGAAAGTGGGCCCGGAGGACACCAATGTTTACACCTGCAGGGCCACCAATGAGCACGGCGAGACATTCTGCTCAGCCAAACTAAGCGTTCGGAAATAG
- the mylk5 gene encoding myosin light chain kinase, smooth muscle isoform X1, producing the protein MGNDFVNYLSAFSDQSFPYPDMNGDGSTKSCVSTFKMHIKSPRASGTIDSRTPGKSTDTGSLTPASCKHVEPPAFREPLEDCSVDEGSDITLRGVLTGSQPIKVQWLHNGEVALFGKSTFNDKEVSFLVRECLPEDAGAYTCLAENNAGKTSCSAAVFVRDFETICDVQNHVPTSPSKCTLKNGKPPQTTEDETFTGSTCISPTGSDRKSPVSSPREVIPKKRANSSTGPVIHFEKTPQHIKVKAGQTARLTCLFTGSSPVVSCWMRNKEQIADCAELWTENGDQSSTLVIAEAKPLHTGCYTVLVKDRKSSAQRTLTLSVIEKPEPPASCPVISLVSASSLVLSWSGPCYDGGSAILGYVVEVKKHGKQEDWRELTNQCKSTSYRVCSGLRPQQEYCFRVRAYNKVGESKPGPESAVIKMEQKGPSKPQEDTPEEYTSISIDSTNKVTDHYIKQEKLGMGKFGMVYKLTHKETGQVCAGKFYKGRRSKEREAARKEIELMNYLHHPKLVQCLAAYDHNPEIVMVMEFIAGGELFERIVDDNFEHTEPASVRYMQQILEGIGYMHQQNIIHLDLKPENIVCVDTTGTSIKIIDFGLASRLDGKAPLKVMHGTPEFVAPEVINFEPVCLATDMWSIGVICYILLSGESPFQGNNEAETLALVTAAEWEFDEESFDGITEEARNFISSLLNKDTRRRMACEQALAHPWMAAFDSGEVATTKSLSKEKMKRFLARQKWKKAGKAMLALKRMALLSKGDSCVSPTSPGEDSPLSPEEEHALQSLERKMQGPPLFTQKLEDQTVAKGFSARLSCHLTGYPDPDVVWLRGEEPVVESATVQIEYDEDGRCALMLSKVGPEDTNVYTCRATNEHGETFCSAKLSVRK; encoded by the exons ATGGGAAATGACTTTGTAAATTATTTGTCTGCTTTCAGTGATCAGAGTTTTCCTTACCCAGACATGAATGGAGATGGCAGCACAAAGAGTTGTGTGTCAACATTCAAGATGCACATCAAGTCACCCCGAGCATCAGGAACTATTGACAGCAGGACCCCGGGCAAAAGTACTGATACAG GGTCTCTCACCCCTGCTTCCTGTAAACATGTGGAGCCGCCTGCCTTCAGAGAGCCCTTAGAGGACTGCTCTGTGGACgaaggaagtgacatcacactACGCGGGGTCCTCACTGGGAGTCAGCCAATCAAAGTGCAGTGGTTGCACAATG GTGAAGTTGCCCTTTTTGGGAAATCCACCTTCAATGACAAGGAGGTGAGTTTCCTGGTGAGGGAGTGTTTACCTGAGGATGCCGGAGCCTACACCTGCTTGGCAGAGAACAATGCTGGGAAGACGTCCTGCAGCGCTGCTGTCTTTGTCAGAG ACTTTGAAACAATCTGTGATGTGCAGAATCATGTTCCAACTTCTCCATCCAAGTGCACACTGAAAAATGGAAAACCTCCACAGACGACAGAAGATGAGACATTTACAGGATCTACTTGTATTTCTCCTACGGGCTCTGATAGGAAAAGCCCAGTTTCCTCTCCAAGAG AAGTCATCCCAAAGAAGAGAGCCAACTCCAGCACAG GCCCAGTAATACACTTTGAAAAAACCCCACAGCACATCAAGGTGAAGGCCGGACAAACTGCCAGGCTGACGTGTCTTTTCACCGGCAGCTCTCCTGTAGTGTCCTGTTGGATGAGAAACAAAGAACAG ATAGCAGACTGTGCGGAGCTGTGGACAGAAAACGGTGATCAGAGCAGCACCCTAGTGATAGCAGAGGCAAAACCACTTCACACAGGTTGCTACACTGTTCTAGTGAAGGACCGCAAGAGCTCAGCACAACGCACACTTACACTGTCTGTTATAG AGAAACCTGAGCCTCCCGCCTCTTGCCCTGTGATCTCCCTCGTCTCCGCCTCCAGCCTTGTGCTCTCCTGGTCGGGCCCCTGCTACGACGGCGGCAGCGCCATCCTTGGTTATGTGGTTGAAGTAAAAAAACACGGAAAGCAGGAGGATTGGCGCGAGCTCACAAACCAGTGTAAGAGTACTTCGTACAGAGTTTGTTCCGGGCTGCGGCCTCAGCAGGAATACTGCTTCAGAGTCAGGGCCTATAATAAGGTGGGAGAAAGTAAACCTGGCCCAGAGTCAGCAGTGATTAAGATGGAGCAGAAAG gtCCAAGCAAACCACAAGAAGACACCCCAGAAGAGTACACTAGCATTAGTATTGACTCTACCAACAAGGTCACCGATCACTACATTAAGCAAGAAAAATTGGGAAT GGGAAAATTTGGCATGGTGTACAAGCTAACCCACAAAGAGACGGGACAAGTGTGCGCTGGCAAGTTCTACAAAGGACGTCGCTCCAAGGAGAGGGAGGCCGCCCGTAAAGAGATAGAACTGATGAACTACCTCCACCACCCCAAGCTGGTGCAGTGTCTGGCAGCTTATGATCACAACCCAGAGATAGTCATGGTCATGGAGTT catCGCAGGCGGGGAACTGTTTGAACGTATTGTGGATGACAACTTTGAGCACACCGAACCTGCCAGTGTGCGCTACATGCAGCAGATCCTGGAGGGGATAGGCTACATGCATCAGCAGAACATTATCCATCTGGATCTAAAACCtgaaaacattgtgtgtgtggacaccacCGGTACCTCCATAAAGATCATCGACTTCGGATTAGCCAGCAGGCTCG ATGGAAAAGCACCTCTAAAGGTGATGCACGGGACTCCAGAGTTTGTGGCCCCTGAGGTGATAAACTTTGAACCTGTATGTTTGGCGACTGACATGTGGAGCATTGGCGTCATCTGCTACATTTT GCTGAGTGGCGAGTCTCCCTTCCAGGGAAACAATGAAGCAGAGACCCTAGCATTGGTCACTGCGGCAGAGTGGGAGTTTGATGAGGAGAGCTTTGATGGGATAACAGAGGAGGCCAGAAACTTCATCAGCTCCCTGCTCAACAAGGACACCAG GAGAAGGATGGCCTGTGAACAGGCTCTTGCTCACCCCTGGATGGCAGCATTTGACTCTGGAGAAGTCGCCACCACCAAGAGTCTGTCCAAGGAGAAGATGAAAAGGTTTCTGGCCAGGCAGAAGTGGAAG AAAGCGGGTAAGGCCATGTTAGCCCTGAAAAGAATGGCTCTACTTTCTAAAGGGGACAGTTGTGTATCTCCTACAAGCCCTGGAGAAG ACTCACCTCTGAGCCCGGAGGAGGAGCACGCCCTTCAGTCATTGGAGCGTAAGATGCAGGGACCGCCTTTGTTCACCCAGAAATTAGAGGACCAGACTGTAGCAAAGGGATTCAGCGCTCGTCTCTCATGTCACCTCACAG GGTACCCAGACCCAGACGTGGTGTGGCTGCGTGGGGAGGAGCCCGTGGTCGAGTCAGCCACGGTGCAGATAGAGTACGACGAAGATGGCCGCTGTGCCCTAATGCTATCGAAAGTGGGCCCGGAGGACACCAATGTTTACACCTGCAGGGCCACCAATGAGCACGGCGAGACATTCTGCTCAGCCAAACTAAGCGTTCGGAAATAG